One part of the Glycine soja cultivar W05 chromosome 11, ASM419377v2, whole genome shotgun sequence genome encodes these proteins:
- the LOC114374933 gene encoding omega-3 fatty acid desaturase, endoplasmic reticulum-like, whose protein sequence is MVQAQPLQHVGNGAGKEDLAYNFDPSAPPPFKIADIRAAIPKHCWEKNTLRSLSYVLRDVLIVSALVAAAIGFNSWLFWPPYWSAQGTMFWALFVLGHDCGHGSFSNSPMLNSIVGHILHSSILVPYHGWRISHRTHHQNHGHVEKDESWVPLSEKVYKNLDNMTRMMRFTLPFPIFAYPFYLWSRSPGKEGSHFNPYSNLFSPGERRDVITSTLCWGIMLSLLLYLSLTLDPLFMFKLYGVPYLIFVVWLDFVTYLHHHGYKQKLPWYRGQEWTYLRGGLTTVDRDYGWINNIHHDIGTHVIHHLFPQIPHYHLVEATKAAKAVLGKYYREPQKSGPLPLHLIKYLLHSISQDHFVSDYGDIVYYQTDSQFHKDSWTKSN, encoded by the exons ATGGTTCAAGCACAGCCTCTACAACATGTTGGTAATGGTGCAGGGAAAGAAGATCTAGCTTATAATTTTGATCCAAGTGCTCCACCACCCTTCAAGATTGCAGATATCAGAGCAGCAATTCCAAAGCATTGCTGGGAGAAGAACACATTGAGATCTCTGAGTTACGTTCTGAGGGATGTGTTGATAGTTTCTGCATTGGTAGCTGCAGCAATTGGCTTCAATAGCTGGCTCTTCTGGCCACCCTATTGGTCTGCACAAGGCACAATGTTTTGGGCACTTTTTGTTCTTGGACATGATTG TGGTCATGGAAGTTTTTCCAACAGTCCTATGTTGAACAGCATTGTGGGCCACATCTTGCACTCTTCAATCCTTGTACCATACCATGGATG GAGAATTAGCCACAGGACTCACCATCAGAACCATGGCCATGTTGAGAAGGATGAATCATGGGTTCCG CTTTCAGAGAAAGTTTACAAGAATCTAGACAACATGACAAGAATGATGAGATTCACTCTTCCTTTCCCCATCTTTGCATACCCCTTTTATTTG TGGAGCAGAAGCCCAGGAAAAGAAGGTTCTCATTTCAACCCTTACAGCAACTTGTTCTCCCCTGGTGAGAGAAGAGATGTGATAACTTCAACTCTTTGTTGGGGCATCATGCTTTCTCTGCTTCTCTATCTTTCCCTCACATTGGATCCACTTTTTATGTTCAAGCTTTATGGGGTTCCTTATTTG ATCTTCGTCGTGTGGCTGGATTTCGTCACATACTTGCATCATCATGGTTACAAGCAGAAACTACCTTGGTACCGTGGCCAG GAATGGACTTATCTAAGGGGTGGTCTTACAACCGTAGATCGTGACTATGGTTGGATCAACAACATTCACCATGACATTGGCACCCATGTCATCCATCACCTTTTCCCTCAGATTCCACATTATCATTTGGTTGAAGCG ACTAAAGCAGCTAAGGCAGTGCTAGGAAAGTATTATCGTGAGCCTCAGAAATCAGGGCCATTGCCACTTCATCTTATCAAGTACTTGCTACACAGCATAAGTCAGGATCACTTCGTTAGTGACTATGGTGACATTGTGTACTACCAAACTGATTCTCAGTTCCACAAAGATTCTTGGACCAAGTCCAACTAA